One Brassica napus cultivar Da-Ae chromosome A5, Da-Ae, whole genome shotgun sequence DNA window includes the following coding sequences:
- the LOC125575584 gene encoding ATP-dependent zinc metalloprotease FTSH 2, chloroplastic-like, translated as MAASSTCLVGNGLSLHTTKHKLSKHFPRRQIGLSSSVTRTSKVNVVKASLDAKRHEGRRDFLKVLFGNAGIGLLGSGKANAAEEQQEDASSSSRMSYSRFLEYLDKDRVSKVDLYENGTIAIVEAVAPELGNRVQRVRVQLPGLSQELLQKLRAKNIDFAAHNAQEDQGSVLFNLIGNLAFPMLLIGGLFLLSRGSPGGMGGPGGGGPLQFGQSKAKFQMEPNTGVTFDDVAGVDEAKQDFMEVVEFLKKPERFTAVGARIPKGVLLIGPPGTGKTLLAKAIAGEAGVPFFSISGSEFVEMFVGVGASRVRDLFKKAKENAPCIVFVDEIDAVGRQRGTGIGGGNDEREQTLNQLLTEMDGFEGNTGIIVVAATNRADILDSALLRPGRFDRQVSVDVPDIKGRTDILKVHAGNKKFENDVSLEVIAMRTPGFSGADLANLLNEAAILAGRRAKTAISSKEIDDSIDRIVAGMEGTVMTDSKSKSLVAYHEVGHAVCGTLTPGHDAVQKVTLVPRGQARGLTWFIPSDDPTLISKQQLFARIVGGLGGRAAEEIIFGEPEVTTGAVGDLQQITGLAKQMVTTFGMSEIGPWSLMDSSAQSDVIMRMMARNSMSEKLAEDIDTAVKKLSDSAYEIALSHIRNNREAMDKLVEVLLEKETIGGDEFRAILSEFTEIPPENRVPAATPTSTPTPAPV; from the exons ATGGCAGCTTCATCTACCTGTCTTGTCGGAAACGGATTGTCACTACACACAACCAAACACAAGCTAAGCAAACACTTTCCACGCAGACAGATTGGTCTTTCCTCTTCAGTTACCAGAACATCCAAGGTTAATGTCGTGAAGGCTTCTCTGGACGCGAAGAGACACGAAGGAAGAAGAGACTTTCTCAAAGTCTTGTTCGGAAACGCTGGAATCGGTTTGCTCGGAAGCGGCAAAGCAAACGCCGCAGAAGAACAACAAGAGGATGCTTCCTCTTCCTCGAGGATGTCGTACTCTAGGTTCCTCGAGTATCTGGACAAGGACAGGGTGAGTAAAGTGGATCTCTACGAGAACGGTACAATAGCTATCGTGGAAGCTGTTGCTCCTGAGTTAGGTAACCGTGTCCAGCGCGTTCGCGTTCAGCTCCCAGGGCTAAGCCAAGAGCTTCTCCAGAAGCTGAGAGCCAAGAACATTGACTTCGCAGCGCATAACGCTCAGGAAGACCAAGGCTCTGTGTTGTTCAACTTGATTGGGAATCTCGCTTTCCCTATGCTTTTGATTGGCGGGTTGTTCCTTCTCTCCAGAGGCTCCCCTGGAGGAATGGGCGGTCCAGGTGGCGGCGGCCCGCTTCAGTTTGGTCAGTCCAAAGCCAAGTTCCAGATGGAGCCAAACACTGGGGTAACGTTCGATGACGTTGCTGGAGTCGATGAAGCAAAGCAAGACTTCATGGAAGTGGTGGAGTTTCTGAAGAAGCCTGAGAGGTTCACTGCTGTTGGTGCTCGGATCCCGAAGGGTGTTCTGCTTATTGGTCCTCCCGGTACTGGGAAGACGCTTCTGGCGAAAGCTATCGCTGGTGAAGCTGGTGTGCCGTTCTTCTCAATCTCCGGGTCTGAGTTCGTTGAGATGTTTGTCGGTGTTGGTGCTTCCAGGGTCCGTGATCTTTTCAAGAAGGCCAAGGAGAACGCTCCTTGCATCGTCTTTGTTGATGAGATTGATGCTGTTGGGAGGCAGAGAGGGACAGGGATTGGTGGAGGTAATGATGAGAGAGAACAGACTTTGAACCAGCTGTTGACTGAGATGGATGGGTTTGAAGGTAACACTGGTATCATCGTTGTTGCTGCGACCAATAGAGCAGACATTCTTGACTCTGCTTTGCTTAGGCCAGGACGGTTTGACCGGCAGGTGAGTGTTGACGTTCCGGACATCAAGGGGAGGACTGATATCCTCAAGGTTCACGCTGGTAATAAGAAGTTTGAAAATGATGTCTCGCTTGAAGTGATAGCGATGAGGACGCCTGGATTTAGCGGAGCGGATCTTGCTAACCTCTTGAATGAGGCTGCAATATTGGCTGGACGACGTGCGAAGACGGCGATATCGTCGAAAGAGATTGATGATTCCATTGATAGAATCGTTGCTGGTATGGAAGGAACTGTGATGACTGATAGCAAGAGCAAAAGCTTGGTTGCTTACCATGAAGTTGGTCATGCCGTGTGTGG AACATTGACTCCAGGACATGACGCTGTGCAAAAGGTAACGTTGGTACCAAGAGGCCAAGCGAGAGGTCTGACTTGGTTCATTCCATCAGATGACCCTACACTCATCTCCAAGCAACAACTCTTTGCAAGAATTGTTGGTGGACTCGGTGGTAGAGCCGCTGAAGAAATCATCTTTGGTGAGCCTGAGGTTACTACTGGCGCGGTTGGTGACTTGCAACAGATCACCGGTTTGGCTAAGCAG ATGGTAACAACATTTGGAATGTCTGAAATTGGACCATGGTCGTTGATGGATTCATCGGCACAAAGCGATGTCATCATGAGGATGATGGCAAGAAACTCCATGTCCGAGAAGCTTGCTGAAGACATTGATACTGCAGTGAAGAAACTATCAGACAGTGCATACGAGATAGCTCTAAGCCACATAAGGAACAACCGTGAAGCCATGGATAAGCTCGTTGAAGTGCTTCTGGA
- the LOC106453612 gene encoding LOW QUALITY PROTEIN: putative receptor-like protein kinase At2g30940 (The sequence of the model RefSeq protein was modified relative to this genomic sequence to represent the inferred CDS: substituted 1 base at 1 genomic stop codon), producing the protein MQNXLEISLFHTLTASSSLSLQRQIAMNRIISSQRSDLIEHKLSQHTSFFGIKLWILITASASIAFLLAFIVFVSLCFIFHRRRCRQEPFRLRSKLCLPLSHIPLNSDRRYNPYNRCPEYIESGRISSQVGWSSAHLPYYTRSFSSTSSSFGSFTVFTFMEIESITDGFADENLIAKGDTSMVYRGVLMGTVNVAVKRFFPIYQRYDDNDFITRAEMIANVRHKNVVRLLGYCIEGDERALVYEYLEKGDLHEWIHGSSGRNQPLTWSKRMKIIQGVAKGLAYFHEDLEPRITHQYIRPSEILIDYQWNPKIILDIPTHNDSPMNPTFVPSPNNLDEKIDVHCFGTLIMELVSGRVCVDQSSPHVSVYLVDWIKEMVVNHMIVDVLDPSLPEFPTLKELKRIVLIALRCVDPEIEQRPKMGDVIHMLQPHDLLLNSNAIRKPQKVTRSREVSRISIIGT; encoded by the exons ATGCAGAACTGACTCGAGATCTCACTGTTTCACACTCTCACCGCTTCATCATCTTTATCACTACAAAGACAAATAGCTATGAACAGAATCATATCATCACAAAGATCAGACTTGATCGAACACAAACTCTCACAACACACTTCTTTCTTCGGCATCAAGCTATGGATCCTCATCACAGCTTCCGCCTCCATAGCTTTCCTCTTAGCATTCATTGTCTTTGTCTCCTTATGTTTCATCTTTCACAGGAGAAGATGTAGACAAGAGCCATTCAGACTAAGATCAAAGCTTTGTCTGCCGTTGTCACACATTCCCTTAAACAGTGACAGACGATATAATCCTTACAACCGTTGCCCCGAGTATATAGAGAGCGGGAGAATCTCCTCTCAGGTTGGATGGTCATCTGCTCATCTTCCCTACTACACTAGAAGCTTCTCCTCTACCAGCAGCAGCTTTGGAAGCTTCACCGTGTTTACGTTCATGGAGATTGAGAGTATTACAGATGGTTTTGCAGACGAGAATCTGATTGCTAAAGGAGATACTTCAATGGTGTATCGTGGAGTCTTGATGGGTACAGTCAATGTTGCTGTCAAACGGTTCTTCCCCATCTATCAAag GTATGACGATAACGACTTCATAACAAGAGCTGAGATGATTGCAAACGTTAGACATAAGAATGTTGTGAGACTACTCGGATACTGCATTGAAGGAGACGAGag GGCTCTCGTGTACGAGTATTTAGAGAAAGGAGATTTGCACGAATGGATTCATGGATCTTCAGGGAGAAACCAACCTCTGACATGGAGTAAGAGGATGAAGATCATTCAAGGAGTAGCAAAAGG ACTGGCGTATTTTCATGAAGACCTTGAACCAAGGATCACTCATCAATACATAAGACCGAGCGAAATTCTTATTGATTATCAATGGAACCCTAAGATAATACTAGATATCCCAACTCATAATGATAGTCCAATGAACCCAACATTTGTTCCTTCACCTAATAATCTGGATGAGAAAATCGACGTTCATTGCTTCGGGACTTTGATAATGGAGCTTGTCTCCGGGAGAGTCTGTGTAGACCAAAGCTCACCACATGTAAGC GTGTATCTGGTGGACTGGATCAAAGAGATGGTGGTGAATCATATGATAGTAGATGTTCTTGATCCTAGCCTCCCCGAGTTTCCAACATTAAAAGAACTCAAACGGATTGTCTTGATCGCCTTGCGCTGTGTTGATCCAGAAATAGAACAGAGACCTAAAATGGGAGATGTGATTCACATGCTCCAGCCGCATGACTTGCTACTGAATAGTAAT GCAATACGTAAGCCTCAGAAGGTTACCAGGTCACGCGAGGTCTCTAGAATCAGTATCATCGGAACATGA
- the LOC106454856 gene encoding uncharacterized protein LOC106454856 has translation MASFLDKAASTFNEAKESVTATAESVGASLTEAQKTVAASAETVTTSLTDAGENAAASAETVKRSLTDAGETVAASTETVKSEAAAAPEKVSNVSTQAREVVDNVLSKGFEVFNTLLHGFEEKKTDISSKIVDVATKAVAGASSSTTVESRDVPISTDNQPLLAGERGAETTPWWKNCCGVLDLLKTSTSK, from the exons ATGGCTTCGTTCTTGGACAAGGCAGCTTCTACTTTTAACGAAGCCAAAGAATCTGTTACAGCCACCGCTGAATCCGTCGGTGCCTCTCTAACTGAGGCTCAGAAAACCGTCGCAGCCTCCGCTGAAACTGTCACGACCTCTCTAACCGATGCTGGAGAAAACGCTGCAGCCTCCGCGGAAACCGTCAAGAGGTCTTTAACCGATGCTGGAGAAACCGTTGCAGCCTCCACAGAAACGGTCAAGAGTGAAGCCGCAGCAGCACCAGAGAAAGTGTCTAATGTGTCAACACAG GCAAGAGAGGTAGTGGacaatgttttatcaaaaggtTTTGAAGTATTCAACACCTTGCTTCATGGTTTTGAGGAGAAGAAGACTGATATTTCCTCCAAGATCGTTGACGTTGCTACCAAGGCTGTTGCTGGTGCATCGAGCAGCACCACCGTCGAAAGCCGAGACGTTCCTATATCCACAGACAATCAG CCTTTGTTAGCTGGTGAGCGTGGGGCTGAGACGACCCCGTGGTGGAAAAATTGTTGTGGAGTTCTTGATCTTCTCAAGACATCTACTTCAAAATGA
- the LOC106451364 gene encoding actin-related protein 2/3 complex subunit 1A, with product MAVVDVHRFAESITCHAWSPDLSMVALCPNNNEVHIYKSSQEQDQWERLHVLEKHDQIVSGIDWSSKSNRIVTVSHDRNSYVWSLEGGEWVPTLVILRLNRAALCVQWSPNENKFAVGSGAKTVCICYYEQENNWWVSKLIRKRHESSVTSVAWHPNNILLATTSTDGKCRVFSTFIKGVDTKDPKAGSPAESKFGEQILQLDLSYSWAFGVKWSPSGNTLAYVGHSSMIYFVDDVGPSPLAQSVAFRDLPLRDVLFISEKMVIGVGYDSNPMVFAADDTGIWSFIRYIGEKKPESSGASYSSQFSEAFTKFYGQSKATTANEASESSKSREGVHDNCINAIVSLSKAGSPKVMRFSTSGLDGKIAIWDLENMEEELGHQF from the exons ATGGCAGTGGTGGATGTTCACAGGTTCGCAGAGTCAATCACTTGCCATGCTTGGAGTCCTGATCTCTCCA TGGTTGCACTTTGTCCTAACAACAATGAAGTTCATATCTATAAATCATCACAAGAGCAAGACCAGTGGGAGAGGTTACACGTCCTCGAAAAG CATGACCAGATTGTTTCTGGAATAGATTGGAGCTCGAAGTCCAACAGAATCGTCACTGTTTCCCATGACAGGAACTC GTACGTGTGGAGCTTGGAAGGAGGTGAATGGGTACCAACTCTTGTTATTCTTAGACTCAATCGTGCTGCACTCTGTGTCCAATGGAGTCCAAATG AGAACAAGTTTGCTGTTGGAAGTGGTGCTAAAACTGTTTGTATATGCTACTATGAGCAAGAGAATAACTG GTGGGTCAGTAAACTTATCCGGAAACGGCATGAATCTTCAGTCACAAGCGTTGCTTGGCATCCTAATAAT ATTCTTCTGGCAACGACATCTACGGATGGAAAATGTCGGGTGTTTTCAACATTCATCAAAGGAGTTGACACAAA GGATCCAAAAGCAGGCTCACCGGCAGAATCTAAATTCGGGGAG CAAATTCTTCAGCTTGATCTTTCATATTCTTGGGCTTTTGGTGTGAAATGGTCTCCAAGTGGAAACACCTTAGCTTATGTTG GTCATAGCTCCATGATTTACTTTGTTGATGACGTTGGTCCTTCTCCTTTAGCCCAAAGCGTTGCATTTAGAGATTTGCCGCTTCGTGAT GTCCTCTTTATATCTGAGAAAATGGTGATAGGCGTTGGTTATGACAGCAACCCGATGGTCTTTGCTGCAGATGATACTGGAATATG GAGCTTTATCAGATACATTGGAGAGAAGAAACCGGAATCCTCAGGTGCCAGTTATAGTTCGCAG TTTTCTGAAGCATTTACGAAATTCTACGGTCAGTCAAAGGCTACAACAGCCAACGAAGCTTCTGAGTCCTCTAAATCACGTGAAGGCGTTCATGATAACTGCATAAA TGCCATTGTATCTCTTAGCAAAGCTGGGAGTCCTAAAGTAATGCGATTCAGCACTTCAG GATTGGATGGCAAGATAGCCATATGGGATCTAGAGAACATGGAAGAAGAGCTTGGCCACCAGTTTTAA